A genomic window from Sulfurospirillum multivorans DSM 12446 includes:
- a CDS encoding response regulator: MENSIDQLIAWSKELNVLYVEDDLALREEVSLFLSDIFKRVDLAPNGQEGLDMLAQNDYHLVITDIRMPVMDGIEMIEAIKERYPKQPILVTSAHNESEYLIKLINLGIQYYITKPLQSDQILKVLYTIIERIYQEKALVQYKQDLEIAHEKLKHFTHLQAASLNAQSATLKAYKEALDKATMVSLTDKNGIFTDVNENFCKTTGYSKEELIGKTHHLISHPSTSKAVYEELWQTILAKKTWQGLIINQTKDLRMLYHYTTVVPIVNTEGEISEFISICQDLTKLHALREQQNSENLSLALSLNEASFLKQIPFPCALMSNDMIFHSYNKLFEKLVNNHSDEHLLLKLTQEALTLKEVVDFEEMEYFDSIEAIKGNWSYEGDITFKGVLKSITHMLEILVKISPYEPTRYLICIVKQEEFELCCQVQER, translated from the coding sequence ATGGAAAATTCGATCGACCAGCTGATCGCTTGGAGTAAAGAGTTAAACGTATTGTATGTCGAAGATGACCTTGCGTTGCGTGAAGAGGTGAGCCTTTTTCTGAGTGATATTTTTAAACGTGTCGATCTAGCGCCCAATGGTCAAGAGGGACTCGATATGCTCGCACAAAACGACTATCATCTTGTTATTACCGATATTCGTATGCCCGTTATGGATGGGATTGAGATGATTGAAGCCATTAAAGAGCGCTATCCTAAACAGCCCATCTTGGTTACCTCTGCACACAATGAGAGCGAATACCTCATCAAATTGATCAACCTTGGCATTCAATATTACATTACCAAACCTCTGCAGAGTGATCAAATTTTAAAGGTTTTATACACGATTATTGAGCGCATTTACCAAGAAAAAGCACTGGTGCAGTACAAGCAGGATTTAGAGATTGCCCATGAAAAACTGAAACACTTTACACACCTACAAGCCGCTTCTTTAAATGCACAAAGTGCGACACTCAAAGCTTACAAAGAAGCACTTGATAAAGCAACCATGGTTTCACTCACCGATAAAAACGGCATTTTCACCGATGTCAATGAAAATTTCTGTAAAACAACGGGGTACAGCAAAGAAGAGCTGATTGGGAAAACGCACCATCTTATCAGCCATCCCTCCACCTCAAAAGCGGTGTACGAAGAACTGTGGCAGACGATTTTAGCTAAAAAGACATGGCAAGGACTTATCATCAACCAAACCAAAGACCTTAGAATGCTTTACCACTACACCACCGTTGTGCCTATCGTGAACACGGAGGGAGAGATCAGTGAGTTTATCAGTATTTGCCAAGATTTGACGAAACTGCACGCGCTAAGGGAACAGCAAAACAGTGAAAATCTCTCTTTGGCACTGAGCCTTAATGAAGCGTCTTTTTTAAAGCAGATTCCCTTCCCGTGCGCACTAATGAGCAATGATATGATTTTTCATTCCTACAATAAACTCTTTGAAAAACTTGTCAATAACCACAGTGATGAGCATTTACTACTCAAACTCACACAGGAAGCCCTCACACTCAAAGAGGTGGTGGATTTTGAAGAGATGGAGTATTTTGACTCGATCGAAGCGATCAAAGGCAATTGGTCCTATGAGGGCGATATTACCTTTAAAGGCGTTCTCAAATCCATCACGCATATGCTTGAAATTTTGGTCAAAATCAGCCCATATGAACCAACCCGCTATCTCATCTGCATCGTCAAACAAGAGGAGTTTGAGTTATGTTGCCAAGTTCAAGAGAGATAA
- a CDS encoding response regulator transcription factor, which produces MRETLTLLLVEDDLSLNEELGIFLSDFFDTIDSCGSAEEAYEKYLKASYDLVITDIQLPHQSGLGLVEKIKKKNPLQMVIVISAYKEVDYFLKSINLGIYSFLTKPFDSQLLINTMIKATTQLEQQKGKIDSSIVILHKGITFDLKTKTLHVNQMPQELTAKEELLLFVLVKNANAFVRNEQLSQEIWQSDEVNNSTLRALVKRVRDKLGYDECIINLKHRGYKLSTHPS; this is translated from the coding sequence ATGCGAGAAACGTTAACGTTACTCCTTGTTGAAGACGACCTCTCTTTAAACGAAGAGTTGGGCATTTTTTTATCAGATTTTTTTGATACGATTGATTCGTGTGGCTCTGCTGAAGAGGCGTATGAAAAATACCTGAAAGCTTCGTATGACCTTGTCATTACAGACATCCAACTTCCCCACCAAAGCGGTCTTGGCTTGGTTGAAAAGATCAAGAAAAAAAATCCTTTGCAAATGGTCATTGTCATCTCGGCGTACAAAGAGGTTGACTATTTTCTCAAAAGCATCAACCTTGGTATCTACAGTTTTCTCACCAAACCATTTGACTCACAACTGCTGATCAACACGATGATCAAAGCAACCACTCAGTTAGAACAGCAAAAGGGTAAAATTGATAGCTCAATCGTTATTTTGCATAAAGGAATCACGTTTGATCTTAAAACCAAAACCTTACATGTAAACCAAATGCCACAAGAATTAACCGCAAAAGAGGAGCTTTTACTGTTTGTTTTGGTGAAAAATGCCAACGCATTTGTTCGTAATGAACAGCTTTCTCAAGAGATATGGCAGAGCGATGAGGTCAATAACTCAACGCTTCGAGCCCTTGTGAAACGCGTGCGAGACAAGCTGGGGTATGATGAGTGCATCATCAACCTCAAACATCGAGGCTATAAACTCTCTACACATCCTTCATAG
- a CDS encoding EAL domain-containing protein gives MQISLTDLVNLTSKLRVLYAEDDLILRENTVSLLHDLFSEIDEASDGAEALKIYKEHPYGYDILITDLNMPHMNGMDLIKHVQAINPKQPIIVVSAHNETEYFLESIRNNVSGYILKPIDFDQLIETLYKVASLVKERLEKASRQATLEQKLEEQSEQLAQNSQIVHDFLTIDTVTKLQNATMLYNFLDNFPQNHQLTIMLYNIDNFSFINQTYGAEFADEALFKVGEYLQYNLSKEVHLYRYNSDEFVIIFDPQIINPEFVAIQIQAFFRETPIGEYEEKPIYITLSCGIATANAPSSLLPNARIALREARMRGVPNQYNIYNTQDVFLKRAKIETSWIQKFRLALEEDRVVPYFQPIVDNQSLSVVKYECLARIEDDGEIISPAHFLEAARRSGLMSNLTRIMINKSFKIFAGQNVAFSLNITNEDLLNQTFIDFLETKQKLYRIDPALVTFEILEDIIISDINRGPLQNLHVLKKMGYLLALDDFGSDRSNFNRLESLGVDFLKIDGQFIKGIDTNLRNQDIVESIASMAKKIGMQVIAEFVSNEAEFETVKKLGIDYSQGYFFNAPLQLPMKDV, from the coding sequence GTGCAAATTAGTCTGACCGATCTGGTCAATCTCACCTCAAAATTGCGTGTTTTATATGCTGAAGACGACCTGATACTGCGTGAAAACACCGTCTCATTGTTGCACGATCTTTTCAGTGAAATCGATGAAGCAAGCGATGGTGCGGAAGCGCTTAAAATCTACAAAGAACACCCCTATGGGTATGACATTCTCATCACAGATCTTAATATGCCGCACATGAATGGCATGGATCTCATTAAACACGTTCAAGCGATCAACCCCAAACAGCCTATTATCGTGGTCTCGGCGCACAATGAAACCGAGTATTTTTTAGAGAGCATTCGCAACAATGTGAGTGGCTACATCTTAAAACCAATCGACTTTGACCAGCTCATCGAAACACTCTACAAAGTGGCATCGCTTGTCAAAGAGCGCCTTGAGAAAGCTTCGCGCCAAGCCACATTAGAGCAAAAACTCGAAGAACAGAGCGAGCAACTGGCGCAAAATTCTCAAATCGTGCATGACTTTTTGACCATAGACACGGTCACCAAACTTCAAAATGCCACCATGCTTTACAACTTTTTAGATAACTTTCCGCAAAATCATCAACTGACTATTATGCTCTACAACATCGATAATTTTAGCTTTATCAACCAAACCTATGGGGCTGAGTTTGCCGATGAAGCGCTGTTTAAAGTCGGCGAATATTTACAATACAACCTCTCCAAAGAGGTGCATCTCTACCGCTACAATTCCGATGAATTTGTCATTATTTTCGATCCACAAATCATCAATCCCGAATTTGTCGCCATCCAAATCCAAGCCTTTTTCAGAGAAACACCCATTGGAGAATACGAAGAAAAACCTATCTATATCACACTTTCGTGTGGCATTGCAACGGCAAATGCGCCCTCTTCACTGCTTCCTAATGCGCGTATTGCCCTGCGTGAAGCGCGTATGCGAGGTGTGCCGAACCAGTACAACATCTACAACACCCAAGATGTTTTTCTCAAACGTGCCAAAATCGAAACCTCATGGATACAAAAGTTTCGTCTAGCCCTCGAAGAAGACCGCGTAGTGCCCTACTTCCAACCCATCGTTGATAACCAAAGCTTGAGCGTGGTCAAGTACGAATGTTTAGCGCGCATTGAAGACGATGGCGAGATCATCTCACCTGCACATTTTCTTGAAGCTGCCAGACGCAGCGGGCTGATGAGCAATCTCACACGCATCATGATCAACAAATCGTTTAAAATTTTTGCAGGTCAAAACGTCGCCTTTTCGCTGAACATTACCAATGAAGATCTGCTTAATCAAACCTTTATCGACTTTTTAGAAACCAAACAAAAACTCTATCGCATCGATCCAGCCTTGGTCACATTTGAGATATTAGAAGACATCATCATCAGCGATATTAACCGTGGACCGCTTCAAAACTTGCATGTGCTCAAGAAGATGGGCTATCTGCTTGCCCTTGATGATTTCGGAAGCGATCGCTCTAATTTTAATCGCTTGGAAAGTTTAGGGGTGGATTTTCTCAAAATCGATGGGCAATTCATCAAAGGCATTGACACCAACCTTCGCAATCAAGACATTGTCGAGTCCATCGCATCCATGGCAAAAAAGATCGGAATGCAGGTTATTGCAGAATTTGTCTCCAACGAAGCAGAGTTTGAGACGGTCAAAAAATTGGGAATTGACTACTCACAAGGCTACTTTTTCAACGCTCCACTACAACTTCCTATGAAGGATGTGTAG
- a CDS encoding sensor histidine kinase — MVQNTLARLVKKEYLRSIIFPLLLIEMMLLVAYFWSNAYVNATTKTALIEESKVHIKELSKRSATIVNNEFKTLSSLTRLFQKEHEHFFSTFNPLHVNTTDSTYVQTNSGVLFNTQKNEESCSLFFSNAQKQSPNRLEKAIATEKLDPFYTAILQSNTNIAQVYFNSYDSMNRLCPFMPNALGQYAHDIAIPTFNFYYLADAAHNPDKNVVWTDAYLDPAGAGWMISAIAPVYKGDFLEGVVGIDVTIEHLIKTMLSLQLPYRSMSMLVDERGNILAMSEALEAHLGIKELKTHTYDAPIEATITKPRDFNLFTNTTNPLAMALSRMIQENRAILELQHTQGDFIITQNTIAQTRWKFVLLLDKDSLLKNSTQLKAKTNVIGYLALGFMGLFYLIFLGILLARAKTFSNHILNPLQELIEATKTFKDKLTVTQIERSNIVEINTLLDNFTAMSQELQELYDSMDKKIKEGVVEHMETQKMMLYQSRLAQMGEMISMIAHQWRQPLGSISAVTASIKLKQSLKKFDLKCEQGRADQEEFLLGAIGKIETYIQFLTTTIDDFKNFFRPEQQQEQSSLQRIIDRALGLIGKSLSVHQITLHVNNTSSNSLITYETQMMQVLINILKNAQDAILEKKLENGTIWINAYEDNAFFVIEIEDNAGGIPDAILPKIFDPYFSTKAERNGTGLGLYMSQTIVQEHCHGSLHVENKAHGAKFMIKIRGEHRAN; from the coding sequence ATGGTTCAAAACACCCTTGCACGCTTGGTCAAAAAAGAGTACTTACGCTCTATCATTTTCCCGCTTTTACTCATAGAAATGATGCTTTTAGTGGCTTATTTTTGGAGCAATGCGTATGTCAATGCAACCACGAAAACGGCGCTGATTGAAGAGAGCAAAGTGCATATCAAGGAGCTGAGCAAACGCTCAGCCACCATCGTCAATAACGAATTTAAAACGCTCTCAAGCTTAACACGGCTTTTTCAAAAAGAGCATGAGCACTTTTTTTCCACCTTTAACCCTTTACATGTAAACACCACTGATAGTACCTATGTGCAAACCAATTCGGGCGTTTTGTTTAACACGCAAAAAAATGAAGAGAGCTGTTCACTTTTTTTCTCAAACGCGCAAAAACAGAGCCCAAACCGCTTGGAAAAAGCCATCGCCACGGAGAAACTCGACCCCTTTTACACAGCCATTCTGCAGAGCAATACCAATATCGCGCAGGTCTATTTTAACAGTTATGACTCCATGAACAGGCTCTGCCCTTTTATGCCCAATGCGCTAGGTCAATACGCCCATGACATCGCCATTCCAACGTTTAATTTTTACTACCTTGCTGACGCGGCACACAATCCAGACAAAAACGTGGTCTGGACCGATGCTTACTTAGACCCAGCAGGAGCTGGATGGATGATCAGTGCGATTGCGCCTGTGTATAAAGGTGATTTTTTAGAAGGCGTTGTGGGCATTGATGTGACGATAGAGCATCTCATAAAAACCATGCTTTCGCTTCAACTGCCTTATCGCTCCATGAGCATGCTTGTTGATGAGCGCGGCAATATTCTTGCGATGAGCGAAGCTTTGGAAGCGCATCTTGGGATTAAAGAGCTCAAAACACACACCTATGATGCGCCCATTGAAGCGACCATCACGAAGCCTCGCGATTTCAATCTTTTCACCAACACCACAAACCCTCTTGCAATGGCGCTCAGTCGTATGATTCAAGAGAACAGAGCCATACTAGAGCTGCAACACACTCAGGGTGATTTTATTATCACGCAAAATACCATTGCGCAGACACGCTGGAAATTTGTCCTTTTGCTCGACAAAGACTCTTTGCTCAAAAACAGCACCCAACTCAAAGCGAAAACAAACGTTATCGGCTACCTTGCACTAGGCTTTATGGGACTTTTTTACCTCATTTTTCTTGGCATCCTTTTAGCGCGTGCGAAAACGTTTTCAAACCATATACTCAACCCTTTGCAAGAGCTCATCGAAGCGACCAAAACCTTCAAAGACAAACTCACAGTGACACAAATAGAGCGCTCCAACATTGTCGAGATCAACACACTTCTGGACAATTTCACCGCGATGAGTCAAGAGCTCCAAGAGCTGTACGACTCGATGGATAAGAAGATCAAAGAGGGCGTGGTTGAACACATGGAGACGCAAAAAATGATGCTGTATCAATCACGTTTGGCACAAATGGGTGAGATGATCAGCATGATCGCACATCAATGGCGTCAGCCACTTGGCTCCATTTCAGCCGTGACTGCTAGCATCAAGCTCAAACAAAGCCTTAAAAAGTTTGATCTTAAATGTGAGCAAGGAAGAGCCGACCAAGAGGAATTTTTACTGGGTGCCATTGGTAAAATTGAGACCTATATCCAGTTTTTAACAACGACCATTGATGATTTTAAAAACTTTTTCAGACCCGAACAACAGCAAGAACAAAGCTCACTCCAGAGGATTATCGATCGGGCACTTGGGCTGATTGGAAAGAGTTTATCGGTGCATCAAATTACGTTACATGTAAACAATACATCGTCCAATTCACTCATCACCTATGAGACGCAAATGATGCAAGTGCTCATCAATATTTTGAAAAATGCGCAAGATGCCATCCTTGAAAAAAAGCTAGAAAATGGTACTATATGGATCAATGCGTACGAAGATAACGCCTTTTTTGTCATCGAGATAGAGGATAATGCAGGAGGCATCCCTGATGCCATTCTTCCTAAAATTTTTGACCCCTATTTTTCGACCAAAGCAGAGCGTAATGGCACGGGGCTTGGACTGTATATGTCTCAAACCATTGTACAAGAGCATTGCCATGGCTCTTTACATGTAGAAAATAAAGCACATGGCGCCAAATTTATGATTAAGATTCGTGGAGAACACCGTGCAAATTAG
- the ybaK gene encoding Cys-tRNA(Pro) deacylase gives MSLKKTNAARFLDTLKLPYEMTSYEVDEEDLSAVHAAASLGVDASCVFKTLVARDDAKRIVVACIPAADEIDLKALAKVAQAKRCELVAVKELLALTGYIRGGCSPLAMKKHYATFIDESIHQHEKVYVSAGLRGVQLRLSPLVLIEASKAMCASLTKH, from the coding sequence ATGAGCCTAAAAAAAACCAATGCGGCGCGGTTTTTGGACACACTGAAACTGCCTTATGAAATGACTTCGTATGAAGTAGATGAAGAGGACTTAAGTGCGGTGCATGCGGCGGCATCGCTTGGGGTGGATGCTTCGTGTGTGTTTAAAACACTCGTTGCGAGGGATGATGCTAAGCGTATTGTGGTGGCGTGCATTCCAGCGGCTGATGAGATAGACTTGAAGGCTTTGGCGAAGGTGGCGCAGGCTAAGCGGTGCGAACTTGTGGCAGTAAAAGAGCTTTTAGCGCTTACGGGTTACATTCGTGGTGGGTGTTCACCGCTTGCTATGAAAAAACATTACGCGACGTTTATCGATGAAAGCATACATCAACATGAAAAAGTGTACGTCAGTGCGGGGCTTCGGGGTGTGCAACTGCGCCTTTCACCTTTGGTTCTTATTGAAGCTTCAAAAGCAATGTGTGCATCTTTAACAAAGCACTAA
- a CDS encoding sensor histidine kinase — protein sequence MQQLNEQLLITFECVSAIGTSLQLREMMDHFLKVFSRKMGALASIYWTYDPKAHTYKQLCLNGKKAYQALFVPPSCSTPLESIRFNHASGKHLLHVKVGEDWIGFIFQASEAEIELIKAIIASFESKLENAIQACKNHLELIEINQTLERRVEEEVLKNREKDQHILQQSRLAQMGEMISMIAHQWRQPLGSISAVAASIKLKTSLNRFDYTTPEGIETSKLFLGEAMSKIESYVQFLTHTIDDFRNFFKPNKQKESVTLAQLVNRTLEIIGKALEINGITINVETRSNHELFTYANEVTQVILNILKNAEDVIKEREIKRAQILITIENEGSWQIISIEDNAGGIPESVLPHIFEPYFSTKSEKNGTGLGLYMSKTIIEEHCGGEILAFNTSMGAKFTIKLQEG from the coding sequence ATGCAACAACTCAATGAGCAACTTCTCATCACATTTGAATGTGTCAGTGCCATAGGAACGTCACTGCAACTTCGAGAGATGATGGATCATTTTTTAAAGGTTTTTTCACGCAAAATGGGCGCCCTTGCCTCTATTTATTGGACGTATGACCCAAAAGCACACACGTACAAACAGCTCTGTCTCAACGGCAAAAAGGCGTATCAAGCGCTCTTTGTACCTCCTTCTTGTTCAACACCACTGGAGTCCATTCGTTTTAATCACGCTAGTGGCAAACATCTTTTACATGTAAAGGTGGGAGAGGATTGGATTGGGTTTATCTTTCAAGCTTCTGAGGCAGAAATCGAACTCATCAAAGCCATCATCGCTTCGTTTGAATCCAAACTGGAAAATGCCATTCAGGCATGCAAAAACCATCTTGAACTCATCGAAATCAACCAAACACTGGAACGTCGTGTCGAAGAAGAAGTGCTTAAAAACAGAGAAAAAGATCAGCACATTTTGCAACAGTCTCGCTTGGCACAAATGGGGGAGATGATCAGCATGATCGCGCATCAATGGCGCCAACCTCTAGGCTCTATTTCGGCGGTTGCGGCGTCCATCAAACTCAAAACTTCGCTCAACCGTTTTGACTACACCACGCCTGAGGGCATTGAAACGAGCAAGCTTTTTTTAGGCGAAGCGATGAGCAAAATCGAATCGTATGTGCAGTTTCTCACCCATACCATTGATGATTTTCGAAACTTCTTCAAACCCAATAAACAAAAAGAGAGTGTGACCCTTGCGCAACTGGTGAACCGAACACTGGAGATCATCGGCAAAGCGCTGGAGATCAACGGCATCACCATCAACGTTGAAACACGCTCAAACCATGAGCTTTTTACCTATGCCAACGAAGTGACGCAAGTCATTTTGAACATTTTGAAAAATGCGGAAGATGTCATCAAAGAGCGTGAAATTAAGCGCGCGCAGATTCTAATTACGATTGAAAATGAAGGCAGTTGGCAAATCATCAGCATCGAAGATAACGCTGGAGGCATTCCTGAATCGGTGTTGCCTCACATTTTTGAGCCCTATTTTTCGACCAAATCGGAAAAAAATGGCACAGGGCTTGGGCTTTACATGTCCAAAACAATTATTGAAGAGCATTGTGGTGGAGAAATCCTCGCTTTTAATACTTCAATGGGTGCCAAATTTACCATCAAACTTCAAGAAGGTTAA
- the cas6 gene encoding CRISPR-associated endoribonuclease Cas6: MNYFELTCKVFIKKNIAFQASFELLSKYISFSMYQEGIGEVHQKEGFKYYVFGGLLPIEKEKVYKQGNLYSFTIRSLDETLIDTLKTTLRQNINNENLLVVEAHKKTISQFFITELYSATPVIVSVGNGKYWTMQESGDIIQLQKQLHENAEKKYQSFFGESLHVKENCIQMIKILNEKPQNIVIHKDGKAIRFFGNKVSLIINEDEVSQKLAFVALACGLSEKNSYGAGFMLGRGMK; encoded by the coding sequence GTGAACTATTTTGAACTGACATGCAAGGTATTTATTAAGAAAAATATAGCGTTTCAAGCAAGCTTTGAGTTGCTCTCCAAATACATCAGTTTTTCGATGTACCAAGAAGGGATAGGCGAAGTCCATCAGAAAGAGGGCTTCAAATACTACGTTTTCGGAGGGCTTCTACCCATCGAAAAAGAGAAAGTCTACAAACAAGGCAATCTCTACAGCTTCACCATTCGCTCCTTAGATGAAACGCTCATCGACACACTCAAAACCACGCTCCGCCAAAACATCAACAACGAAAATCTCCTCGTCGTCGAAGCCCATAAAAAAACTATTTCACAGTTTTTCATCACCGAACTCTACAGCGCCACCCCCGTCATCGTCTCCGTTGGAAACGGCAAATACTGGACAATGCAAGAAAGCGGCGACATCATCCAACTCCAAAAACAACTCCACGAAAACGCCGAAAAAAAATACCAAAGCTTTTTTGGCGAATCTTTACATGTAAAAGAAAACTGCATTCAAATGATTAAAATTCTTAATGAAAAGCCTCAAAATATCGTTATCCATAAAGACGGCAAAGCCATCCGTTTTTTTGGTAATAAAGTTAGTCTAATAATCAACGAAGATGAGGTGAGCCAGAAGCTGGCGTTTGTTGCGCTGGCGTGTGGTTTAAGTGAAAAGAACAGTTATGGAGCTGGTTTCATGCTGGGAAGGGGGATGAAATGA
- a CDS encoding type I CRISPR-associated protein Cas7: protein MTRVYGVIGIKAKMANWNADFTGRPKSTSNGDIFGSDKALKYPMKKMWENEGKKVLFIKSWKDEKGSIVPNQLGERYKLLFNDIDKKTETKEVMNNLFKAIDVKNFGATFAVEGQNISITGAVQFGQGFNKYDDTNIEIQDILSPFTDSKAEEKGKEAKQSTLGTKITVDEAHYFYGFSINPKNYDEYKTLLGSEFQGYTEADYAEFKKVALVSATAYSTNSKFGCENEFALFLTCKDEECYLPDLSDYIKFDSQKREIDLSDLEKLIEGKYASVEVYFNPFKLSLKTSLSRFNIFTQEKL, encoded by the coding sequence ATGACTAGAGTTTATGGCGTAATCGGGATTAAAGCAAAAATGGCAAATTGGAATGCGGATTTTACGGGAAGACCAAAATCAACCAGTAACGGTGATATTTTTGGAAGTGATAAAGCACTTAAATATCCCATGAAAAAAATGTGGGAAAATGAAGGTAAAAAAGTTCTTTTTATTAAAAGTTGGAAAGATGAAAAAGGCTCAATTGTTCCAAATCAATTGGGAGAAAGATACAAGCTACTTTTTAACGATATTGATAAAAAAACTGAGACAAAAGAAGTAATGAATAATCTTTTTAAAGCGATTGATGTTAAAAATTTTGGAGCGACATTTGCAGTGGAAGGACAAAATATTTCGATTACGGGTGCAGTGCAATTTGGTCAAGGGTTTAATAAATATGACGATACCAATATAGAAATTCAAGATATTTTATCTCCATTTACAGATTCTAAAGCAGAAGAAAAAGGCAAAGAAGCAAAGCAATCAACACTAGGTACAAAAATCACCGTCGATGAAGCGCATTACTTTTACGGTTTCAGCATCAACCCCAAAAATTATGATGAATACAAAACCCTTTTAGGCTCAGAGTTTCAAGGCTACACCGAAGCAGACTACGCTGAGTTTAAAAAAGTGGCATTAGTAAGTGCTACGGCATACAGTACCAACTCTAAATTTGGATGCGAAAATGAGTTTGCTCTGTTTCTTACATGTAAAGATGAAGAGTGTTATTTGCCTGATTTGAGTGACTATATCAAATTTGATAGCCAAAAAAGAGAGATTGATCTTAGTGATCTTGAGAAGTTAATTGAGGGAAAATATGCGAGTGTTGAAGTTTATTTCAATCCATTTAAACTTAGTCTAAAAACATCTTTGAGTCGATTTAATATCTTTACCCAAGAGAAACTATAA
- a CDS encoding FIST signal transduction protein, which produces MPLRKLLEHAMFECISFFERIEDLHVKLKKGTYVLLIAEETPFLEILQKEGVTLCGAIFPRVIFKGKTYTQGIIAAKLSATSSMQIIDMDEPQQLRTDPNTSAIFAIVDGFSTQIDDFLEEFYSLLPEKTKLIGGGAGKTNLIQEPVIFDTYRFYMNAAIIITSPHTIGVGVKHGWKPLLGPFIATSCKGNVLEKMNYQDAFTIYKEAVENESGFCFDTTPFFQFSQRYPLGIVRYNKDFIVREPASTDGNAIVLVGDLDENSVLLILKGEKEDLLEAAKEAAQISRFNKEEDTVQSILLIDCIARYLFLEELFPKELEAISSVYPSKSLLWGALSLGEIANANQEGIEFYNKTCVVGTL; this is translated from the coding sequence ATGCCTCTAAGAAAACTTTTGGAGCACGCGATGTTTGAATGTATCTCTTTTTTTGAGCGCATTGAGGACTTACATGTAAAGCTAAAAAAAGGCACGTATGTCCTGCTGATTGCGGAGGAGACTCCTTTTTTGGAGATCTTGCAAAAAGAGGGCGTGACGCTGTGTGGTGCTATTTTTCCAAGGGTTATTTTTAAAGGCAAAACGTATACGCAAGGTATTATTGCCGCTAAACTTAGCGCAACGTCTTCGATGCAGATCATCGATATGGACGAGCCTCAGCAACTTCGCACCGATCCTAACACCAGCGCTATCTTTGCCATTGTTGATGGTTTTTCAACGCAAATTGATGACTTTTTAGAAGAGTTTTATTCACTTTTACCTGAGAAAACAAAACTTATCGGAGGCGGAGCGGGCAAAACCAATCTCATCCAAGAGCCTGTTATTTTTGATACGTACCGTTTTTACATGAATGCGGCGATTATCATCACCTCACCGCATACCATTGGTGTGGGTGTCAAACATGGGTGGAAACCTCTCTTAGGCCCCTTTATCGCTACGTCGTGCAAAGGCAATGTTTTGGAAAAGATGAACTACCAAGACGCCTTTACCATCTATAAAGAAGCGGTCGAAAACGAGAGTGGATTTTGCTTTGATACAACGCCTTTTTTTCAATTTTCTCAACGTTATCCACTGGGGATTGTACGCTACAACAAAGATTTTATCGTTAGAGAGCCTGCCAGCACCGATGGCAATGCTATCGTTTTAGTGGGTGATCTTGATGAGAACTCTGTCCTCTTAATTCTCAAAGGCGAAAAAGAAGATCTCTTAGAAGCAGCCAAAGAAGCGGCACAGATTTCACGTTTCAATAAAGAAGAGGATACGGTTCAGTCCATACTGCTGATCGATTGTATCGCGCGGTATCTGTTTTTAGAAGAATTGTTTCCCAAAGAGTTGGAAGCTATTTCCAGCGTTTACCCTAGTAAAAGCCTTCTTTGGGGCGCTCTAAGCCTCGGGGAAATCGCCAATGCCAACCAAGAAGGCATCGAGTTTTACAATAAAACCTGCGTTGTCGGTACCCTCTAA